The following DNA comes from Heliangelus exortis chromosome 2, bHelExo1.hap1, whole genome shotgun sequence.
ACAGCACATCATGAACTATTCATCAGCTAAAGCATGTGATGAGTAATATTTGCACACACAAACATGTCACCTGCCTGGTTTTCCAACCATTTATGCAAATTACCTGAGGAATCTTTTCAAACTTTCTGCAACCCATTTGTTTAGTCATACACACAGAATATTAATAATTGTGgtaaaataatggaaatttttaGGAAGAGATGTCAGAATAAGTGTTCAGAAGGACTAAAAATATAGTTAGAAAAAGTTAGACTTCCTTAAAGTTCCAGTACACTTATACAAGATACTCAGTGTCTGCTATGGCTGGCCACTTAATTTCCTTGAAACAAAGTGCGTAAAATCAAAACACACCTTTTGTGGACAGTTTGTATTCAAATGTTTGTAGTTACAGTTGTAGTGTTCTGAGCACTAGCAGCTGGGTACCTGTAATCAGAAATGAATTGTGCATTACTCCACTACAGTaccttatgaaaaaaataaatgcgGTCGCAGCTTGAGGACAggcagcttttttaaaataagctttttctGAACTTTGAAACTTTCCAACTGATCAGAAGGAAAGTTACAAAATTTTAATATGCTACTACAGTGCTATTGAAAAGTGGATCTTAAGAGGAATTCTAACTGTAGTGTGATTTCTTTTACAATATAGAAGACTCACTTGTTAGCAAAATAAGGTTTAGGGAAGTCTTCAGAATATTGGCAAATAAAGATGATGGGAACTGTAGGATTAAAAACTATGATTTTCAAAGATTGATCAACCCACATGCCTtgcaagactttttttaaaaggcacaaggattttcaaggaaataaaaaactgaGGTTGGGTGCttgttttcactgcatttttagGAACTTGCTGGCGTCAAAACATCTTCTGTTGTATCCTGTGGCTTGTGCTGGTTTACCATGGAATTTACTAAGTActtgggtttttgggggtgACATTTGGAAGACTTCTGCTAAATGTACCACTGTTAAGCAAGGTGTTTGTATGAAAAAGTTCACAAATTCTTggtgaaatgttttctttgactTATTAGTCACATCTTTGCGTCTCTAGAGGATTCCCTTTCATTTGTTCAGTAAAAATACCTTCAGAAAGGTCCATCCAATTTTCCATATATCacaccttgaaaaaaaatgaggctttATGCCCAGAAGAATTTTGAGTCAAAATGGTCATCACTATGTGATTGTCATCTGCTCATTGTAAGTTTATATTACAAATTTAATCTATATGTGGTACTGGCAGTTAGCTTGCCTTagcttctttctgctcccttAACAGATGCAAGAGTTTTCCTATGAGActaaacactgcagaaaaaaatgtggtgtGTGATGTGGCTTAGAAAGTTTGCCACCTGATCATTTCTTTCCAAGAGCATGGTTCTCCTGAAGGACGGTTGAAATATGGCTTCGTTTAAATAGCAAAATACAATTGTATAATCCAGTTTTGACTTGGAGAAAGAGCAAATATAATGCTACTGCGTGCAAATTAAGTATCACTTGACAGTATTGTGTTGATGGTATTTAATTTGCAGGGTGTGCATAGATTGTAGTCAGGAGCCTTTTATCTCCTCTTAATGGTGCATAAAAGCTGCAGAGTAAGGAAAGACtccttgctctgtgttttcatttgttgtttGACTTGATCTTGAATTGCTGTTTGGTAAAAGCTTAAAGTAGTTGGGAATggaagagaattttaaaaggtgTGGGGGCTGAGGAAGGACTAGTTGCCTCTTGTCTACAGCAGAGATAAAGAGCCTTTCATAGCCCTGGGGTCTGGGAGAATGACTGCTCCAAGCAGCACTCTGCTATGGTATGTGTTATTCTGTTTATCCAACAGAAAActattctcttctttcttctgtattATTTTCAAGATTGTGTTTGGTGAGaacaactgcaaaaaaatcatcatttgaAATTTGAGTGTTATTTTTCATGAATATTCAAAAAGCAAACTAATGCAGTTACAAAAGAAGTGGCAGGATACAAGAACATTAGATTAATTTTCTCATCTGAGTTTTCCAGGTGGGTTAAGGTGGAATGCTTATTACATAGAAGTGTAGTGTTAATAGCAGCGTTGTATTTCTTGTCTAAAGGAACTACCAGGGAACTAAGAAGAgagtaaaaattttaaaatactattttttcaaagcaaaagaaCAGTTGAAGCAGGAGTTCAAACCTTTATAGTAACTGGAGCTAAGCTGTTTGTTAGTGGACAGTATGGACTGTCTGGGTTctacagaatttattttgattatagccttatttcttaatttaaaggactttaatttcttattttggtGAATAAAGTGTGATGCCAGTCTAGTATGTGTGCTCTTTTTGTCATTCTTGCATTTTTTCCGGTTTTACAcattcaccaaaaaaaaaaaacaaaaaaacccagaacccccaagcaaattctgcttttacaaTTTCTTAAAGATTCAGGAGTCCTTTAACTTTTGTTTAGGGCAAACTGATCAGCCTAGTTTAGCATCTTTACACACAACACTTTAcacatatatatagatatttaaaaaattatgtatagTCTGTGTTTCCTGTTTCTGCACATTATTCTGTAGATAATTTGTCTTCTTGAGATCTGACTTTTTTTACAGTGTTGGAATCAGATACCTAATTTCATCACTGTTGCAGGCTAAGGTGTGGTTTgattagtttaaaaatacaatctTTATTATGTGCTTTTAGTCATACTCTTCTTGAAACCAACTGAAGATACAAGATATATTAGGGCCAGAGGGTTATATAAACTTCAGGAATAATGGCATATTTTCAATATATGGATTTTGCTGTTATATAGTCAGTTtacaaaaccccaaagcctcATGGCAAGGTCAGGTTGGGAGGGTATCCTATTTTAAAGTGCACTTATTGCAAACAACTTGAGCTACTTGCAGAATACGTTTTCAGGTGGGTCTAGATCTTTGCCTTAGTCTGGTATTTGTACTGACAGGAAAGTTATGTTCTTCAGGTGACACTCCTATTTAAGTGTAAAATGTAAGACAGGTTAACATTTGCGGTGATAAATGATGCATTTCACTACTGTTACTCTTACCATGATGATAGAGGTATAAACAACATCTCTTAATTCCTAAAGCCAAGGTTTCTGTTGACAGTATGCCTGGAAAATACAAGTTTATATAATCTTGCCCAAGGTACCTATTGTCTCTGGTTGTGCTAACTGTGGTGCTGGGCTAGGCTTGTGTGGCCATGTCATGTGGTTTCTGTGCACATACCAATCTTGTAGTAAAGTACATCCATTCAGATTGTCCATTTACCAAGGATCTCCTTTTAGCACACAATGTAAGAGGTTGTAAATTGGAACCTTTAAGCCTTCCTGCAGTAGCAGgggagatttttaaaagctgtcaaTTGACAGTTTTCATCAGCCATTTCATAACTTCTTGACTGTAAGAGTGAAAGGCCCTTTTCAGACTGGCTACCAGGAGAGTCTCTGGCCTGCATCTCTCTTGTCTTTGTTGGACCATTTGGTCCCTGGCAAACTGAGGTGTATTatagcagaggaaaaacaaaacagaaacagaatcacagatgtGAGAAAATTGTCTTAGTTTGCTTAAGTTTTAGAGTAATTGTGTTGAGCTGAAAAGTATGGTAAATTCAAAGCTGTAACTTCTCTATAACATTTCATGCTGGCGTTTAGACTGTTACATCACATGAACCCCATGATGATtccttaaaagaagaaaacagctggTATTTCATTACAAACTGATTATGGTTATGACTCAATTCATACTGTAGACAGGTGGAGTTTTTTCTGCATAGGTTTGTTTTGAGtaatattgttttttaaaaaagaaactaaaaactTCTTCTGGCAACTACATGAcctactaaaatattttaaaaggggGCTTAAAGATTTCATGAAACATTTGTATTAAAAACTTTTCCTCATTTAAGTATTGAGAACAAATGGTTTTCTCATGCTTTctattttcctcttcagaaagtAACCAAATTTTCCACTGGAAAGAACATCTGAGAGGCTAATTAGGGAGGCATGGTCAGCTTTTTTGgatgtttgcttttctgataCAAATACAGAATAACAAATGTGAACTATAAAGCATATGGTAATGTGGAGCTCCAAACGTGGCTTTGTTCGGCCACCAGATGCagtttgtaaggaaaaaaaataaactgttcttAATACAGGGATTtacaaacagaaagaagatTGACAACATCATGGAGTTAATTTGAAATACTCCAGTTTAACCTTGCAGGAATGAAAGAGCCTGATTATATTTAGGTCCTGCAGCAAACAGAACTGGCAGAATGTTTTAAATGTGCTCTTGCagagttttatttctctgttccaAAGCAAGGCTCTTCATGTGAAAGCATGTCTTTGTGACTGAACATGGGATGAGGAGGGAATGGGATCGGTGATTAGGGAAAAGCATAAATGTTTGTGCTAATCCAGTTGAAGGGTAAGGAGAGTCACACCTTTTCTTTTGGCAAGAATATGCTCCAGTTACTAAAAAAATCTCCGAAACCTGTTGTTTAAAGTTAGTTTTCACACTATTTTTCAACTGAGCCAGCATTTAAAATAGATGGTAAGGAACTTCTTAATGACCACAAATTTGCTTTCAAGGATGACAGCCAGGATCTAGTGATGTCAGAGCAAACAAGTTTATTCAAAGGTGATGCTgttaaaaacctgtttttcaggctgctgtattttttaaactattctTCAGTTAGTGTTCTTTAATACAGCTGGAACAAGATCGAGGTTGGTTACAacagacttttttaaaaaggtgtaGTCAGAATTGTTTTATGTATTCAGGTTTTTAAACATGATCAGGTGGTTTTGGACCCCTTCAACAGGATATATTTTACACCATCTATTTGAAGGAAGCAAGGAGGGGTGTTAAAAGGAGGACACGAAGGACTAGAGGTACAAATATGCTATTGTTAAATCATAGCAACTGACATATGTGTTTTGTATGCATTTTAAGCTAATAAAGGTAAATGTCTGATTCTCAGTTATAAACAGAATCCTGCCACTCCTTTTAGCTTATATGTCTCTTCAAGTTCAccttgaggaaaaataaataaaggaatatTTGTGGGTATCGTACCTGTTATTGAATGCATTATTGTTACtcacttaaaataataatgtgaTATGGTGTCTCATAGATGCTTGATTTGGATGGTCCTGACAGTctccttcttttgtttttcagcccCAAAATATTCTCCTTACCAGTAAGGCTCCTCTGGGAGACATTAAGATAGTAGATTTTGGCCTTTCCAGAATAATGAAGAGCAGTGAGGAACTAAGAGAAATTATGGGAACTCCAGAATATGTAGGTGAGTTGTTGCTATAGGAGTGATGTATAATCCAGGTTTTCAGGgagtgaaaagagaaaatgcctTAATTTGGTGAATGCCAGACTGGCTGTGTAGTTACTGTGTTTGTATCCATTttgtggtaaaaaaaattatatatatatatatatatatatatatatatatatatataaaatcctTCAGGCCTTGCAAATGTATTTGGAAATATCTTCAAGTTATATGGTGTATCTTTACGGATATGGATTTCAGTACTGGAATATGGAATGTTGGACATTTTGgatttttccataaaatttgTCTGCAGTTTCCTTAATTGACAAGGAGGCTGGCCTGGCTTCTGAAGATggcaataaaaggaaaatatttctttttttacttaaaaCCAATTAATTATAGCAATCATTCAATAACTTGAATAGCAACATCTTGATTTCAAAAGACTGTCATGATTCAAATGGCTTATGCCCATTATTGCATTATGTAACTACAGTATTATATCTGcatgtaacaaaaaaaatacttgttttttcccctgaataGCTCCTGAAATTCTGAGTTATGACCCAATCAGTACAGCAACTGACATGTGGTAAGTTGAGCAAATTCATAGTTGTCATAACTTACTTTaccaaaaatgtttaaaaaaaaaccaaaaccaaaacaaacgCTAAACAAACTAactaaaaactgttttttgtgttttaatttagGAGCATTGGAGTACTGGCGTATGTTATGCTAACAGGGATATCACCTTTCTTAGGAGATGATAAACAGGAAACTTTCTTAAATATATCTCAGATGAATGTAAGTTACTCTGGAGAAGACTTCGACCTCGTATCAGAGTCTGCTGTGGATTTCATCAAAACTTTGCTGGTTAAGAAACCCGAGTAAGTAAAATGCACACTTGAATGTGCTAATATGTCAGacttgtttggttttaagtGCAGCAAGTGCTGGCATTTTAATATATAAGGGAACTTCCTTTATTCATATTTCATTGTGCTGTTACTTTGCatgtcttttctcttttcaaagagAATTCCACCATTTCCCTCCAATCATTCTTTATTCTGAATGTGCAGGTTTTAGTAATTAAAACTCAAATTGTTTTCATAAAACTGTATATGAATTGTAGCATGTGCTACAGTACACTGGCTTTCCTTGCAGTTACTTAGCTAATGTCTTTTGGCTGAACTGTGCTTTGAGAGGTTTATGTTTGAGTTGGTAGAGTACCTTACTCCTTTCTGGGTCATTAGTATGCTTTTCTCATTGGGCAGGATGTTGGAAATTCCTGCTCTCAAAATAGAAGGGGTGTTTTCTGTGGAACTTCACCAGTTCTTCACGGGGCATGTCATCTCTTGAAATTGCCTGCTGCTTGTCCGTGGGAATATTTTAAGAATGCAAGGACTGTCATTTTcctatatattaaaaaaaaaaaaatcggtaTAAACTCTGCAAGTTGGTTGGCAACATGGGAGGGTAAATGGATATTCAAGGATCTATGAACtcctttaatttaaatgttaGCAGTTCACCTCCTCAGActgctgtttgccttttttGCTAAAAGATAGATATcaacacttttttaaaagttctgtcAGTCTGTCTTTAATACAGTCATATCTTTGAAATAATCTCTGTGTATATCTTTTGCAAGGTACTGGCTTTCAAATTCATTTGGATATTTTAACACATTTCTTCCTCTACAGGGACCGGGCAACTGCTGAAGAATGTCTTCAACATCCATGGTTAGAACAAAGTGAGAATCCTGCTTGCAGGGCCTGGAATAAGAGTACAGAAGGGGAGACCAGTGATGTTACACAGGAAGATGCAGATTCTGCCTCTGAAAAGTCAGTGGATGCTGAGAagactgaaaaggaagaatcaATAGTGACAGAAGAACTAATTGTAGTGGCATCATATACACTGGGACAATGTAGgcagtcagaaaaagaaaaagtaactgAGCAGAAAGCCATTTCCAAACGATTTAAATTTGAGGAACCATTGCTGCAAGAAATACCAGGAGAATTCATTTACTGAACCGTGTGGAGCTACATAGCTGTATCTGGAAGGCAGTGTTTTCTACTAAACAAAAATATCCTAGCCAAGTGAATTTCTGATATGCAATAAATGTTCTAGGTAAAAGAAAGTGTTTGTAAATGGCATCCAAGGAAAATGTGCCAAGTTTTTAATTTCACGGAACAGGTAACAAGATTTCAAGTGGCTGACAAGAATTTAATGAAGATAGAAGCTTacttttttcatcatttttatttctggggtttttttgttgttgcttgaTAGAGTTTTTGTTAATTGTCCCAGTGTTCTGGAGAAGGTGACGTTGTAAGTATTTCAGTGACAGATGTCAAGAGGAGTATTTTAGGATATGTTTTGGCATTTAATGCAAATACATAGTGCTGGGTGTTCCTCAGACACCTTTTAGCATCTCTTGACTTCAGTTGAATTATATCTACTGATCTAAAAATTGTATGGAAGGAGGATTTATTTGTTCAGCTGGTTTGACTTACAGATTTCAAAGTTATACTGTGTATATGTCTTCGTTTATGCCAAGTCAAAGACTCAGACTCATCTGGTGTGTAGCCAGTGAGCTGTGCTTCACTAGGAAAAGAGGCACATGTCCCACAGGTAAAGAAATCTGTTCTGGGGAACAATTCCAGATCACAGTGGTGATATTTTTTGCATTTGGCGGGCCAGCAAAATCCTGCTTTGCGAGCACAGAAAAATCACGCTCCAGAGAGTGATGGATTTGCTTGAGCCAGTCACTCTTGACAGCAAGCAAAGATCATTCCCCTCTGGTGTTGGCTGAGATGTGCTAACAGAATCCAGCTCACTGTGGCTGCACAGGGTTgatgaatggaaaaaagaatgagagGAGAGGGTCTGATGTAGTTCTGCTGAAGTTAATGAAGTTCTTTCCAGTGACTTCACTGTGTTAGATCAGTTTGTCCAGCTAATGATAAATCAGCCCTTGATTCCACCCTCTCCTCGGAACCCAGCTGGGGTTTTACTGGGAGCATGAGGTcatttctgccttctttctgTTCCTCTAACCACTGCTTtaaggaagaaagcagcatcCTTAGGCTGAATTGCATAACCTTGTTCAATAAAGCTATCAGATGAGGAAAGAGAGACCGCTGCTTCTGAAACAACGAAGCAGAACTCGTACCTCATGCCTCCCAACCACTCTCCCTTAGAAAACCAGTACGTGTATCGGGTGGGAGAGTGGGATTAGGGGGCTGTATGGATGGGTCATAGTTCTCAGTGGACACAGTCCCTTAGAGGACAAAGCTGGGACTAACTGGGCATCAAAATCGACTGGGTTTTGCAATGTACAGGTCTGAGGATTTTGGACTGAGTCCTAGTTTTCTAAGAAACCTATCTTATTGATGCCATTCCAAAGTTTTTTATGTAACTGAAGTTTAGTGCTATTATTATATTGCATACTGTTAACTATTCTACTATTTATTTGGTTTCCTTTTGCTGTTCCTTTATAATAAACCTTTACAAAAGTTTTCTTGCTATAAAATAATGACTAGAAACTCTTCAgctagtttttccttttttaacgTGTCTACACACTTGGCTAATTTCTAATGTACCAAGAATGATCTTACTCTTCTTAGTGCCCAGGAGTTCAGAGTTCTGTGCTAATATTTCATCTTTCATGCAGAAGGTAAATGGCTTATTAATTAGAAAAGCAGTACTGGTCTGATCTGATTAGCATTGCTGCAAGGGTGGGAGAAAAAGTGccaggaaagaagaaatctgaaaagcagcagtgtgaCACTGGAGCAATGAGTGGTTTTTTGTATACGGCTTCATTGCCAGTGGTCTGGTCCTTCATTTTAAATCACATGAGAAAAATTGCTCCTAAATTAAGCTGTTCTATCAGGCTTTTTCCCCTGTGGAATCCCACACTGAATATTCACATTGACAGGACTTCTTACTCCTTGAAGAATTTTGTATTACAGAACTTCCACTAGTACTCATAATGGACTTTGGATGTGTTTGATTTTGTAATGCCTTTTTTACTGTCGAGAAATTAGTCACtggctgttttttcccctcctgcaaGCAGTAACTTACAGACTCCTACTGAGAGGCTACCATGTGAAATGTTTCTCTGGTAGCTCTGGCTACCCAAGCTAAACAAGTGTCTTGGAGGCAACAGAGCAGCTGTGTTACTGGGCATCTTT
Coding sequences within:
- the STK17A gene encoding serine/threonine-protein kinase 17A, which translates into the protein MSPEKPPHGRSRGDRPPPQPAPGRGRRRGGFLTEIRTPIRTEPFQERYSLSPGRELGRGKFAVVKKCIQKDTEREFAAKFMRKRRKGQDCRMEIIHEIAVLELAQCNLWVINLHEVYETATEMILVLEYAAGGEIFDQCVAEREEAFKEKDVKRLMKQILEGVSFLHRNNVVHLDLKPQNILLTSKAPLGDIKIVDFGLSRIMKSSEELREIMGTPEYVAPEILSYDPISTATDMWSIGVLAYVMLTGISPFLGDDKQETFLNISQMNVSYSGEDFDLVSESAVDFIKTLLVKKPEDRATAEECLQHPWLEQSENPACRAWNKSTEGETSDVTQEDADSASEKSVDAEKTEKEESIVTEELIVVASYTLGQCRQSEKEKVTEQKAISKRFKFEEPLLQEIPGEFIY